The window GCGCAGGGCAGCATACGTTTCTTATCGCGCAGATAGCTTTCCGCCATGGCGATGGCCGACGCTGCGGGCGCATAAAACGCCGAACCGTTGCCGAGCAGCCCGACGATTTCACCACCGCCGCCGCGCGTGCGTTTGATCATGGCGTCGAGGCTTTCCTGAGTAAAGAATCCGAGCTTCACACAATCCGGAAGCGGAACACCGCCGATCGTCGAATATCGGATGAGCGGCACCATGTCGTCGCCATGTCCGCCGAGCGTGATGGCGCGCACATCTTCAATCGAAACACCGGCCGCTTCGGCCAGGAAGCACGAAAAGCGCGCACTATCGAGAACGCCCGCCATGCCGACGACCATGTGCGACGGCAGGCCGGAGAATTTGCGCAATGCCCAAACCATCGCATCCAGCGGGTTTGTAATGCAGACGACGAATGCTTTCGGTGCATGCTCTTTTATCGCGCTACCGACGTCTGCCATCACCTTGAGATTCACGCCCAGAAGATCGTCGCGGCTCATGCCGGGCTTGCGCGGAATACCGGCCGTCACGATGCAGACGTCTGCGCCAGCGATCGCGGCATACTCATCGGTGCCGGCGCCGGAGAGCTTTGCGTCATACCCTTCGACAGACGCCGCCTGCGCGAGATCCAGCGCTTTGCCTTTGGCCACGCCCGGCATGATGTCCGTCAGCACGATGTCGCCGAGTTCTTTCAGGCCAGCGAGCAGCGCCAGCGTGCCGCCAATTTGTCCCGAGCCGATCAATGCGATTTTGGCGCGCGCCATAGCGACTTCCTTTGAAGTTATTATTGTTTCCACCCGACGGGATCGGCGATCCCGCTGCTACTCAAATTGGTCAGCGGCCCAAACGCAAGCCGCAACTTTCGTCCGATAGTGCAATTGCGAAGACGTACTTGATGAAACATGGTCAGCGGCGCCAACGTCCCCCCGAATGACCCGCTAGATAGGCCTCAGACCGCATCTCCATCAGGCGCGATGCCGTGCGCTGAAAGAGGTCTGCGCCATCGCCCTTGGGATAGAGTGCCGCGGGCTTGGCTGCGGCCGAGGCAATCAGGCAGATGCGTCCATCATAGAGAGCGTCCACCAGATTGATGAACCGGCGCGCGATATCGCGACGCTCCGGTGACAGGATCGGGATGTGGTCGATGATGACGGTATGGAATGCGTGCGCGATGGCGAGATAATCGCCGGTGCCGAGAGGGCGATCGCATAAATCTTCGAACGGAAATCGCGCCACGCCCGCTGCGGCGCTCGGGACCACCAAAGTCCGTCCTTTGACCTCCAGCGCGCGCGGCTTGCCGTCTCGTTTGCCCGTCAGCTTAAGCCAATGCGCGTCAAGCTCAGCCCGCGCGGCGTCATCGTCTGGATAGAAGTAGAGCTGCGCGCCAGAGAGCTTATCGAGTCGGAAATCCTTCTCGGACTTGAGCTCGACGACATCGAGATGCGCGGTCAGATGATCGATGAAGGGCAGGAAAAGCTGCCGATTGAGGCCATTCTTATAAAGTTCGGTCGGGTGTGCGTTCGACGTTGCGACAACCGTCGTGCCACCCGCGAAAAGACCATCGAACAAGCGGCCCAGGATCATTGCGTCGGCGATATCCGTCACCTGGAGTTCGTCGAAGCATAACAGTTGCGCGTCTTTCGTAAGGGCGCGTGCGACGTGCGGGATGGGATCGCCCGGCGTTTCCTCACGCGCTGCCGCGATGCGTTCGTGAACGTCCGCCATGAATTCATGAAAGTGGGCGCGGCGCTTCCTTTCGAATTCGGTTTCCTCGAAGAAGAGATCCATCAACATCGACTTGCCGCGGCCGACCGAACCCCAAAT is drawn from Hyphomicrobium methylovorum and contains these coding sequences:
- the mdh gene encoding malate dehydrogenase, which produces MARAKIALIGSGQIGGTLALLAGLKELGDIVLTDIMPGVAKGKALDLAQAASVEGYDAKLSGAGTDEYAAIAGADVCIVTAGIPRKPGMSRDDLLGVNLKVMADVGSAIKEHAPKAFVVCITNPLDAMVWALRKFSGLPSHMVVGMAGVLDSARFSCFLAEAAGVSIEDVRAITLGGHGDDMVPLIRYSTIGGVPLPDCVKLGFFTQESLDAMIKRTRGGGGEIVGLLGNGSAFYAPAASAIAMAESYLRDKKRMLPCAAYLNGEYGVSDTYVGVPAVIGAGGVERVIELPLEGDEKTGFAKSVASVQGLIEACRKINPALAG
- the zapE gene encoding cell division protein ZapE; amino-acid sequence: MGTIIDVYQQRLADREIEPDAAQMDLARRLDALQVELMTAQRSQTTLARLLGRRATPPKGLYIWGSVGRGKSMLMDLFFEETEFERKRRAHFHEFMADVHERIAAAREETPGDPIPHVARALTKDAQLLCFDELQVTDIADAMILGRLFDGLFAGGTTVVATSNAHPTELYKNGLNRQLFLPFIDHLTAHLDVVELKSEKDFRLDKLSGAQLYFYPDDDAARAELDAHWLKLTGKRDGKPRALEVKGRTLVVPSAAAGVARFPFEDLCDRPLGTGDYLAIAHAFHTVIIDHIPILSPERRDIARRFINLVDALYDGRICLIASAAAKPAALYPKGDGADLFQRTASRLMEMRSEAYLAGHSGGRWRR